The proteins below are encoded in one region of Micromonospora pisi:
- a CDS encoding helix-turn-helix domain-containing protein has translation MRPSPLDPQTLLPLWQTGAVDDNLESVLDAVGPRLRTLRRQRDITLTELSATTGISISTLSRLESGQRRPTLELLLPLARAYGVQIDELVDAPPTGDPRVHLRPVIRDGMTMMPLTRRAGGVQAYKLIISASRHTPEQKTHEGYEWIYVLSGQLRLLLGDQDLTLGPGEAAEFDTRVPHWFGSADAEPVEVLSLFGRQGERAHLRARSVR, from the coding sequence ATGCGTCCATCACCCCTAGACCCGCAAACATTGTTGCCGTTATGGCAAACTGGTGCGGTGGACGACAACCTGGAGAGCGTGCTCGACGCGGTCGGACCCCGACTCCGGACGCTGCGCCGGCAACGCGACATCACCCTGACCGAACTCTCCGCGACCACCGGCATCTCGATCTCGACCCTGTCCCGGCTGGAATCCGGCCAGCGCCGACCAACCCTGGAGCTGCTGTTGCCGCTGGCCCGGGCGTACGGGGTGCAGATCGACGAACTGGTCGACGCGCCACCTACCGGGGACCCCCGGGTGCACCTACGTCCGGTGATCCGTGACGGGATGACCATGATGCCGCTGACCCGCCGCGCCGGGGGCGTACAGGCATACAAGTTGATCATCTCGGCCAGCCGGCACACGCCGGAACAGAAGACCCACGAGGGCTACGAGTGGATCTACGTCCTCAGCGGACAACTCCGGTTGCTCCTCGGCGACCAGGATCTGACGCTCGGCCCCGGTGAGGCCGCCGAGTTCGACACCCGGGTGCCGCACTGGTTCGGCAGTGCCGACGCCGAACCGGTCGAGGTGCTCAGCCTCTTCGGTCGTCAGGGCGAACGCGCCCACCTGCGGGCACGGTCCGTACGCTGA
- a CDS encoding copper chaperone PCu(A)C codes for MVGALVLGTAAGCGATDPSPSRPGPEAHPSTAVASVFHVRDPWVKAAQSGMTAAFGVLVNDSGTDATIVSATSSVSPMELHEMTMKDGKMLMRPKADGITVKAKSTHTLEPSGDHLMLMALAEPVQPGDEVTFTLTFADGRTAEFTAIAKPFTGAGESYDPHPGSGPSASPAT; via the coding sequence ATGGTCGGCGCTCTGGTGCTCGGCACCGCGGCCGGCTGCGGCGCGACCGACCCGTCGCCCTCGCGGCCCGGGCCCGAAGCCCACCCCAGCACCGCCGTGGCGAGCGTCTTCCACGTACGCGATCCCTGGGTCAAGGCCGCGCAGAGCGGGATGACCGCCGCGTTCGGTGTCCTGGTCAACGACAGCGGCACCGATGCCACCATCGTGAGCGCCACCTCGTCGGTGTCGCCGATGGAACTGCACGAGATGACCATGAAGGACGGCAAGATGCTCATGCGGCCCAAGGCCGACGGCATCACCGTCAAGGCGAAAAGCACCCACACCCTCGAACCGAGCGGCGACCATCTCATGTTGATGGCGCTCGCCGAGCCGGTGCAGCCCGGCGACGAGGTCACCTTCACCCTGACCTTCGCCGACGGTCGGACGGCCGAGTTCACCGCGATCGCCAAGCCGTTCACCGGGGCCGGCGAGAGCTACGACCCGCACCCCGGCAGCGGTCCGAGCGCGAGCCCGGCGACATGA
- a CDS encoding class I SAM-dependent methyltransferase: MHRHHHAHKQADEVVLFTQEFWDERYRSADRIWSGNANPHLVDVTTELSPATALDVGCGEGADVVWLASRGWQVTGVDISRVALDRAAAQATAAGSQIADRITLQQADLLSWGPEPLRYDLVSAQFIHLPRLELEALHRRLAAAVRPGGTLLIVGHHPSDLETTIGRPNLPELMFTAEQVAAVLDPQDWEIEATAPPRQVTDPEGRSITIRDAVLRAVRRR; encoded by the coding sequence ATGCACCGCCACCACCATGCCCACAAACAGGCTGACGAGGTGGTCCTGTTCACCCAGGAGTTCTGGGACGAGCGCTACCGGTCCGCCGACCGGATCTGGAGTGGGAACGCCAACCCACACCTGGTCGATGTCACCACCGAACTCAGCCCGGCGACGGCACTGGACGTCGGCTGCGGCGAGGGGGCGGACGTGGTCTGGCTCGCCTCCCGGGGATGGCAGGTCACCGGGGTCGACATCTCCCGGGTGGCGTTGGACCGGGCGGCCGCGCAGGCCACCGCCGCCGGGAGCCAGATCGCGGACCGGATCACCCTGCAACAGGCCGACCTGCTCTCCTGGGGACCCGAACCGCTCCGGTACGACCTGGTGTCGGCCCAGTTCATCCACCTGCCCCGGCTGGAACTGGAGGCGCTGCACCGCCGCCTGGCGGCGGCCGTACGCCCCGGCGGGACGCTGCTCATCGTCGGTCACCACCCGTCCGACCTGGAGACCACGATCGGGCGGCCGAACCTTCCCGAGCTGATGTTCACGGCCGAACAGGTGGCGGCTGTCCTGGACCCGCAGGACTGGGAGATCGAAGCCACGGCGCCGCCACGGCAGGTGACCGATCCCGAGGGACGGTCGATCACCATCCGGGACGCGGTCCTGCGCGCGGTCCGTCGCCGCTGA
- a CDS encoding Dyp-type peroxidase produces the protein MTGDSDPAPVSRRRLLTGGAIAVGGALTGGGAVAATVHDDRPAPTVGVLTGPQAGTVTEPFHGRRQAGIATHPQAHASFVAFTLRRETDRAALVRLMRLLTDDAARLTQGQPALADTERELAFLPARLTVTFGFGAGLYRAAGLDDRRPVSIADLPPFTIDRLEPGWSGGDLLVQICADDPLTVAHTQRMIVKDTRPFGTVRWVQQGFRRGHGIQDRPQTQRNILGQLDGTANPKPGTTAFEQAVWVPDGPPWLRDSSTLVVRRIRAELETWDQLGRSDKEFAIGRRLETGAPLTGEVEEDLPDFAATDELGFTVIPDFAHISLAQVPDDRSKILRRPYNYDGVPDAAGRADSGLVFASYQADVERQFLPIQRRLAERDLFNEWITPIGSAVFAIPPGCAPGGWIGEQVLG, from the coding sequence ATGACCGGAGATTCCGACCCGGCGCCGGTGAGCAGACGTCGACTGCTCACCGGCGGGGCCATCGCCGTCGGTGGCGCGCTCACTGGTGGTGGTGCCGTCGCCGCCACCGTCCATGACGACCGGCCCGCTCCGACCGTCGGTGTCCTCACCGGGCCGCAGGCCGGTACGGTCACCGAGCCGTTCCACGGTCGGCGACAGGCCGGGATCGCCACCCACCCGCAGGCGCACGCCTCGTTCGTCGCGTTCACCCTGCGTCGGGAGACCGACCGGGCGGCGCTGGTCCGGCTGATGCGGCTGCTCACCGACGACGCCGCGCGGCTCACCCAGGGCCAGCCGGCCCTGGCCGACACCGAGCGGGAACTCGCCTTCCTGCCCGCCCGGCTCACCGTCACCTTCGGTTTCGGGGCCGGGCTGTACCGGGCCGCCGGCCTGGACGACCGCCGCCCGGTGTCGATCGCCGACCTGCCACCGTTCACCATCGACCGGCTGGAACCGGGCTGGTCCGGCGGCGACCTCCTGGTCCAGATCTGCGCCGACGATCCGCTCACCGTGGCGCACACCCAACGGATGATCGTCAAGGACACGCGCCCGTTCGGCACTGTCCGCTGGGTGCAGCAGGGGTTCCGGCGCGGTCACGGCATCCAGGACCGACCACAGACCCAACGCAACATCCTCGGACAGCTCGACGGCACCGCCAATCCGAAACCCGGCACCACCGCGTTCGAGCAGGCCGTCTGGGTGCCGGACGGCCCGCCCTGGCTGCGCGACAGCAGCACGCTGGTCGTACGCCGGATCCGGGCCGAGTTGGAGACCTGGGACCAGCTCGGCCGCTCCGACAAGGAGTTCGCGATCGGCCGGCGACTCGAGACCGGTGCCCCGCTCACCGGCGAGGTGGAGGAGGACCTGCCCGACTTCGCCGCCACCGACGAACTCGGCTTCACCGTCATCCCGGACTTCGCCCACATCAGCCTGGCGCAGGTTCCCGACGACCGGTCGAAGATCCTCCGTCGGCCGTACAACTACGACGGTGTTCCGGACGCGGCGGGGCGTGCCGACAGTGGGCTGGTCTTCGCCTCGTACCAGGCGGATGTCGAACGGCAGTTCCTGCCGATCCAACGCCGGCTCGCGGAGCGGGACCTGTTCAACGAGTGGATAACCCCGATCGGTTCCGCCGTCTTCGCCATCCCACCGGGTTGCGCCCCCGGCGGGTGGATCGGTGAGCAGGTGCTCGGCTAG